The sequence below is a genomic window from Desulfomonilia bacterium.
CTGCCGGATTCATGGTGCTGTTGTTTCTGAAGAATTCCCTTATCTTTTCCTTAAGGATTTTTTCATTCTCGTCAGTCAGGAAGATATCATCCTTTATCCTGAAGAGTCTGCCTTCCCTGACCATGAATGAAAGTATGCCGGTCAGCTTCTTCATGTCGATATCCAGTTTCTCTGAAATCAGCAGTGGGCTTGGGGGTTCGAGACCGGAGCTGTTGAGCAGCATGTAGATGTTCCGGGTTACATCTTTATCATTTCCAAGGGACGCATTGAAATCTATCATTCTGATGTTAGGGCCGTCCTCGATGATTATCCGGTTTTTTAGCATATCTGTAAGTGCCCTGTGGAAAAGTTTGGGGTTGGCCTTTGTCTTGATGGATGACTTCAGATGCTCTTTTGAAATCCCGGGTGATGACGGATTTGCCTCATGATAGGCTGTGGCTGTGCTTGATATAAGATTTTTCAGCACATCAATGTGTCTTGAACTGACATATAAATCATTCTGTGAATCAAAACGCACTATCTCATTTTTTGTCTGAAGCTCCTGCAATGCCTTTTCAACAGACTGAGAGTTATCTGCAAGGTGGGCCTGAACAGTCTTTTTCGAAATGCCGGTCAGGCCGGAATCCATTACAAGTCCCAGGATGACCCTTGATAGATTGTCGCTCATAAGTTCTGTTGCCGTCTCGATTGAGAACCTTCTTGACGGATACGGATTGATAACCCTTCCCCCTCCCAGTGTTGTGCCGGGTGAAATGCTTCTGATAATAAATCTGTTACCTATGGATGCTATTATTGGTTCCTTCAGCCTGATACGTGCAAGCGTCTTTTCTCCAGAAGTATACAGGTTAATATTGCCGTCGACTTCAGCGGTCCCTGTGTAGAGTCTTATTCCGCCTTTTCCGGGCTGTTTGATAAGCCTCAACTCGGCATCAATGACTTGAGTAGGCCTGAACAGGCCGGATGGCACAAGCCATTGCCCTCTGGCGATTTCCTCACGGTCTATCCCCTGAAGATTGATTGCCGTTCTCATACCTGCCGCCGCAGTTTCAACATTTTCGGAATGAATCTGTATGCTTCTTATTTTTGCCCTTATCCCTGAAGGAAGTATTTCCACATCCTGGCCCCCCTCAAAAGTACCTTTTGCCAGAGTACCGGTTACAACCGTTCCAAAGCCTTTTATGGTAAACACCCTGTCGATTGGAAGGAAAGCAATACCGGAGGTGTTTCTTTCTCTGGCCTCAAGCACTTCTTTTTCAATCGCCATGAGCAGTCTGTCGAGTCCGGACCCGGTGACGGAACTTACAGGGATGATAGGAGTATCC
It includes:
- the selB gene encoding selenocysteine-specific translation elongation factor gives rise to the protein MKRIVIGTAGHVDHGKTSLIKALTGTDCDRLKEEKERGLTIELGFASLVLPSGEKIGVVDVPGHVKFIRHMLSGASGIDLVLLIVAADEGVMPQTVEHIQICELLGIERGIVALTKIDMVDEDLLDLAVSDVKTFLDGTFLRDTPIIPVSSVTGSGLDRLLMAIEKEVLEARERNTSGIAFLPIDRVFTIKGFGTVVTGTLAKGTFEGGQDVEILPSGIRAKIRSIQIHSENVETAAAGMRTAINLQGIDREEIARGQWLVPSGLFRPTQVIDAELRLIKQPGKGGIRLYTGTAEVDGNINLYTSGEKTLARIRLKEPIIASIGNRFIIRSISPGTTLGGGRVINPYPSRRFSIETATELMSDNLSRVILGLVMDSGLTGISKKTVQAHLADNSQSVEKALQELQTKNEIVRFDSQNDLYVSSRHIDVLKNLISSTATAYHEANPSSPGISKEHLKSSIKTKANPKLFHRALTDMLKNRIIIEDGPNIRMIDFNASLGNDKDVTRNIYMLLNSSGLEPPSPLLISEKLDIDMKKLTGILSFMVREGRLFRIKDDIFLTDENEKILKEKIREFFRNNSTMNPADMKTITGVSRKYAIPYMEYLDRIRITLRVGDMRKPYPTP